In Deltaproteobacteria bacterium, the following are encoded in one genomic region:
- the rfaE2 gene encoding D-glycero-beta-D-manno-heptose 1-phosphate adenylyltransferase, translating into MSAKLKSLEELSTIAAQARRDGKSVVFTNGCFDILHRGHVHTLREARALGDLLIVALNSDRSVKAIKGPRRPILSQIDRIELIGAMEMVDYVVLFDEPNPYKLIVAIKPKVLAKGGDWSADKVIGADVIEQAGGRVELIPYLKGFSTSGIIERILKENG; encoded by the coding sequence GTGTCGGCAAAACTCAAAAGTCTTGAAGAACTGTCCACCATCGCGGCCCAAGCCCGTCGTGACGGTAAGTCGGTGGTCTTCACCAACGGCTGCTTCGATATTTTGCATCGCGGCCATGTGCACACGTTAAGGGAAGCGCGCGCGCTGGGCGATTTATTGATCGTCGCGCTCAATAGCGATCGATCGGTCAAAGCGATCAAAGGCCCGCGGCGCCCGATTTTATCGCAAATCGACCGCATTGAGTTGATCGGCGCAATGGAGATGGTAGACTACGTCGTTCTGTTCGACGAACCCAATCCCTATAAGTTAATCGTTGCGATCAAGCCCAAGGTGTTGGCAAAAGGCGGGGACTGGAGCGCCGATAAAGTGATCGGCGCGGATGTGATCGAGCAGGCCGGCGGACGAGTGGAACTCATCCCCTACTTAAAGGGATTTTCAACTAGCGGAATAATCGAAAGGATACTCAAGGAAAATGGCTAG
- the rpmB gene encoding 50S ribosomal protein L28 has translation MARICRICGKGRSTGLKVSHANNKTKRSWKPNLQRVHGNFDGQIKRLLVCTDCIHSGRVKKVA, from the coding sequence ATGGCTAGAATTTGTCGGATCTGCGGTAAAGGACGTTCAACCGGACTCAAGGTTAGTCACGCCAACAATAAAACTAAACGCTCGTGGAAGCCGAATTTGCAGCGCGTGCACGGCAACTTCGACGGCCAGATCAAACGGCTCTTGGTCTGCACCGACTGCATTCATTCCGGCCGGGTAAAAAAAGTTGCGTAA
- a CDS encoding bifunctional (p)ppGpp synthetase/guanosine-3',5'-bis(diphosphate) 3'-pyrophosphohydrolase → MKDSKITDLVDKVQAYYPGADVQLIHSAYEFSAKVHQGQMRLSGEPYLNHPMAVAGIIAELKLDVPSVVGALLHDTVEDTLATLDEIKSLFGKEVAALVDGVTKLGRPSFTSHEEKQAENFRKMLLAMGKDVRVILIKLADRVHNMRTLDHLPRYKQIITAQETLDIYAPLSHRLGIAWIKTELEDLALKHLHPEIYYQLKRNVAKKNIDRKKYIDEVSTIITKKLEGEGIEAEVSGRPKHFYSIYQKMESQDLLYDQIYDLVGFRILVDTARECYETLGVVHEQWRPVPGRFKDYIALPKPNMYQSLHTSVIGPYGERIEIQIRSHDMHRVAEEGIAAHWRYKDGEDFQIGDFSRFAWLRQLLEWQENLNDPQEFLHSLKEDLFSTSMYVFTPKGDLLNFSKGATVIDFAYRIHSEVGQRCSGARINGQVVSLRYILRSGDTVEIITTAQQTPARDWLKWVKTPRAKSKIRNWLKAQQRERSVLLGREMLESDLHHYQLDCASLRADGKFDGLLKDLGVKDEEALFAALGYGRLTTRNVLAILLPADKLEATVSKKADGSLQSLFRLVSKQQRGLGIRVKGVDDVLVRLALCCHPLPGEQIVGFITRGRGVTVHTVGCPTVLESDPHRKIEVHWEVNIQAPRPVKIEVSCIDKPGLLAAISAAITSAEANIVRAQIRTFSAHRAVNTFEVMIKNSEHLKEVLLNISKVKGVYKAVRGRGRSGIKVEADQAPKEELH, encoded by the coding sequence ATGAAGGACAGTAAAATCACCGATCTGGTTGATAAGGTCCAAGCCTACTATCCGGGTGCGGATGTCCAGCTGATTCATTCGGCCTACGAGTTCAGTGCCAAGGTGCATCAGGGCCAGATGCGCCTTTCCGGCGAACCCTATTTAAACCATCCCATGGCGGTGGCGGGCATCATCGCCGAGTTGAAGCTCGACGTCCCCAGTGTGGTAGGTGCTTTGCTGCACGACACGGTGGAAGACACGCTGGCGACGCTGGACGAGATCAAAAGCTTGTTCGGCAAGGAAGTCGCCGCTCTGGTCGACGGCGTGACCAAGTTGGGCCGTCCGAGTTTTACCAGCCACGAAGAAAAGCAGGCGGAGAATTTCCGTAAAATGCTTCTCGCCATGGGCAAGGATGTGCGGGTGATTCTCATCAAGTTGGCCGACCGAGTGCACAACATGCGCACCCTCGACCACCTGCCGCGCTATAAGCAAATCATCACGGCGCAAGAGACGTTAGATATTTACGCGCCGCTGTCGCACCGGCTTGGCATCGCCTGGATCAAGACCGAGCTCGAGGATCTTGCCCTCAAACATTTGCATCCGGAAATTTACTATCAGCTCAAACGCAACGTCGCCAAGAAAAACATCGACCGGAAAAAATATATCGACGAGGTCAGCACGATCATTACCAAGAAGCTCGAAGGCGAGGGCATCGAAGCCGAGGTGAGCGGCCGGCCGAAGCATTTCTACAGCATTTATCAAAAGATGGAGAGCCAGGATCTGCTCTACGATCAGATCTACGACCTGGTCGGTTTTCGCATTCTCGTCGACACGGCGCGGGAATGTTACGAGACCCTCGGCGTGGTGCACGAACAATGGCGCCCGGTGCCGGGACGGTTTAAAGATTACATCGCGCTGCCCAAACCCAATATGTATCAGTCGCTGCACACCAGCGTGATCGGACCCTACGGCGAGCGCATCGAGATTCAAATCCGCAGCCACGACATGCATCGGGTCGCCGAGGAAGGCATCGCCGCCCATTGGCGTTACAAAGACGGCGAAGACTTTCAGATCGGCGACTTTAGCCGCTTCGCCTGGCTGCGCCAACTTTTGGAATGGCAGGAGAATCTCAACGACCCGCAGGAGTTTTTGCATAGCCTCAAGGAAGATCTGTTTTCGACATCCATGTACGTTTTCACGCCCAAGGGCGATCTGCTGAATTTCTCCAAGGGCGCCACGGTGATCGATTTCGCCTATCGGATTCACAGCGAGGTCGGCCAGCGCTGTTCCGGCGCGCGCATCAATGGCCAGGTGGTTTCGCTGCGTTACATCCTGCGCAGCGGCGATACGGTGGAAATTATTACCACGGCGCAGCAAACGCCGGCGCGGGATTGGCTCAAGTGGGTCAAGACGCCGCGCGCCAAATCGAAAATCCGCAACTGGCTCAAAGCCCAACAGCGCGAACGGAGCGTGCTCCTCGGCCGGGAAATGCTCGAAAGCGATTTGCATCATTACCAACTCGATTGCGCGAGTCTGCGCGCTGATGGCAAATTCGATGGCTTACTGAAAGATCTTGGCGTTAAGGATGAAGAGGCGTTGTTCGCGGCGCTGGGTTACGGCCGGCTGACGACGCGCAATGTCTTGGCGATACTGTTGCCCGCCGATAAGCTCGAAGCCACGGTGTCGAAGAAAGCCGATGGCTCGCTGCAATCGTTGTTTCGCTTAGTTTCAAAGCAACAGCGCGGTCTAGGGATTCGCGTTAAGGGAGTTGACGACGTGCTGGTGCGTTTAGCCCTGTGCTGCCATCCGCTGCCCGGCGAACAGATAGTCGGCTTTATCACCCGCGGCCGCGGCGTGACGGTGCACACGGTGGGTTGTCCGACGGTTCTGGAGAGCGATCCCCATCGCAAGATCGAAGTGCATTGGGAAGTAAATATTCAGGCACCGAGGCCGGTGAAGATCGAAGTGAGCTGTATCGATAAACCGGGATTGCTGGCGGCGATCAGCGCGGCGATCACCAGCGCCGAGGCGAACATCGTGCGGGCGCAGATCCGCACCTTCTCAGCCCATCGCGCGGTCAATACTTTCGAGGTAATGATTAAGAACTCTGAACACCTCAAAGAGGTGTTGCTGAACATTTCCAAAGTGAAGGGCGTCTACAAAGCGGTGCGCGGCCGTGGCCGCTCGGGGATCAAAGTGGAAGCGGATCAGGCGCCCAAAGAGGAGCTGCACTGA
- a CDS encoding guanylate kinase has translation MKAPARPLAHRQGIIFILSAPSGAGKTTLYNGLRQIYPEISLSVSCTTRAPRRGEIRGRDYRFISERQFDGLKRRGEFAESAQVHDYFYGTPKKPLDQAVKAGRDILLDIDVQGAREIKRRYPDAVAVFVLPPSMAELKRRLSARGTDDKKIIQRRLANARGEIGELIKYDYYVVNRQVGEAVKTLSAIVVAERARTSRSRNWRLAPLRGSPEAG, from the coding sequence ATGAAAGCGCCTGCTCGTCCGCTTGCCCACCGGCAAGGGATTATTTTTATTCTCTCGGCGCCGTCCGGCGCCGGCAAAACTACGCTTTATAACGGTCTGCGTCAGATCTATCCGGAAATCAGCCTGTCGGTTTCATGCACCACGCGGGCGCCGCGCCGCGGTGAGATTCGCGGCCGGGATTATCGCTTCATTAGCGAGCGTCAATTCGACGGGCTTAAAAGGCGCGGCGAATTCGCGGAATCGGCGCAGGTGCATGACTATTTTTACGGCACGCCGAAAAAGCCTTTGGATCAAGCGGTCAAGGCGGGGCGGGATATTTTACTCGACATCGACGTCCAAGGCGCACGAGAGATCAAGCGGCGCTATCCCGACGCCGTGGCGGTATTCGTCTTGCCGCCATCCATGGCCGAGTTAAAGCGGCGCCTGTCGGCGCGCGGCACCGATGACAAGAAAATCATTCAGCGCCGCCTCGCCAACGCCCGGGGTGAAATCGGCGAGCTGATCAAGTATGATTATTACGTCGTCAATCGACAAGTCGGCGAGGCGGTCAAGACCTTGAGCGCCATCGTCGTTGCCGAGCGGGCGCGTACCTCGCGGTCGCGAAACTGGCGGCTTGCGCCGCTACGCGGCAGTCCTGAAGCTGGATAA
- a CDS encoding YicC family protein — MKSMTGYGEASQNIKGAKVTVQIRSVNHRHLDLQVRAPRELLSVEEEIRKVVREKISRGRIDLFVNRYAAKGQSRKLEMDEALVGQYIAGVSQLKKKFKLAGEIGVSLLSTIPELFQLREVEVNVAEERLAVLKALGGALKKLEQSREREGAHLRADMESQIDELRKVAVQIEARAAENGIRPQKNADAHDDRSLAENSGVMFKGDINEEIVRLKTHVVALAKVVREREPVGKRIDFMLQEVNRELNTISSKVAYMPVTQLVLKGKERVEKVREQTQNVE; from the coding sequence ATGAAAAGCATGACCGGTTATGGCGAGGCTTCGCAGAACATCAAAGGCGCCAAGGTGACGGTGCAGATTCGCAGCGTCAACCATCGACATCTCGATTTGCAGGTGCGCGCGCCGCGGGAACTGTTGTCCGTTGAAGAAGAAATCCGCAAGGTGGTGCGCGAAAAGATTTCCCGCGGCCGCATCGATCTGTTCGTCAATCGTTACGCCGCCAAGGGCCAGAGCCGCAAGTTGGAAATGGACGAAGCTCTGGTCGGCCAGTACATCGCCGGAGTGAGCCAGCTCAAGAAAAAGTTCAAACTCGCTGGCGAAATCGGGGTGTCGCTGCTTTCGACGATTCCAGAATTATTTCAGCTGCGCGAAGTCGAGGTCAACGTTGCCGAGGAACGTTTGGCGGTGCTCAAGGCGCTTGGCGGCGCACTAAAAAAACTCGAACAATCCCGTGAGCGGGAGGGCGCCCATCTGCGCGCCGATATGGAATCGCAGATCGACGAGTTGCGTAAAGTCGCCGTGCAGATCGAAGCGCGGGCGGCGGAGAACGGGATTCGGCCGCAAAAAAACGCCGACGCGCATGACGATCGTAGTCTAGCGGAAAATTCCGGCGTGATGTTCAAAGGGGATATCAACGAAGAGATCGTCCGATTGAAGACCCACGTGGTCGCGCTGGCTAAAGTCGTGCGCGAGCGCGAACCGGTCGGCAAGCGCATTGACTTCATGCTTCAGGAAGTGAACCGCGAGCTCAACACCATTAGTTCGAAAGTCGCTTACATGCCGGTGACGCAACTGGTGCTCAAGGGCAAAGAGCGGGTCGAAAAAGTCCGCGAGCAAACTCAGAACGTCGAATGA
- the rfaE1 gene encoding D-glycero-beta-D-manno-heptose-7-phosphate kinase, with the protein MSESLLSIVEKFSRTHLLVIGDLMLDRFIRGEVERISPEAPVPVLRVASEDSRLGGAANVIHNVRSLGGRVAACGIVGRDNAGKRIVAALHDVNASTSGVVVDANYHTIQKTRVIASPHQQQIVRLDRESRQAVAPATLRKLRERIVARLDDFDAVVLSDYGKGVIHNELLDAIAVRAKAKKIICVIDPKKENYQHYRFATLVTPNKSEASEASAIAIDDQASLLTAGAKLVRKWQAQAVLITRGADGMSLFRPRVKVKHFPTAPRDVFEVTGAGDTVVAVCALALASGASYEQAAVLANLAAGFVGDEVGTVAVPAENLKRSIIKERL; encoded by the coding sequence ATGAGTGAATCTCTTTTATCTATCGTCGAAAAGTTTTCCCGCACCCATTTACTGGTGATCGGCGACCTCATGCTCGATCGTTTCATCCGCGGTGAAGTCGAGCGCATCTCGCCGGAAGCGCCGGTACCGGTGCTGCGCGTGGCTTCGGAAGATTCTCGGCTCGGCGGCGCGGCCAACGTGATTCATAACGTGCGCTCTTTGGGCGGGCGGGTTGCCGCATGCGGCATCGTCGGCCGGGACAACGCGGGCAAGCGCATCGTTGCCGCGTTGCACGATGTCAACGCGTCCACATCGGGCGTGGTCGTCGATGCCAATTATCATACGATTCAAAAGACCCGGGTCATCGCCAGTCCGCACCAGCAGCAAATCGTCCGCCTCGACCGCGAAAGCCGCCAGGCGGTGGCGCCGGCGACGCTGCGCAAGCTGCGCGAGCGGATCGTCGCGCGGCTCGACGATTTCGATGCCGTGGTGCTTTCCGATTATGGCAAGGGCGTGATTCATAACGAGTTGCTCGATGCCATCGCGGTGCGGGCGAAGGCGAAGAAAATAATTTGCGTGATCGATCCGAAAAAAGAAAATTACCAACACTATCGGTTCGCGACGTTGGTGACGCCGAACAAGAGCGAAGCCAGCGAAGCGTCGGCAATCGCCATCGACGACCAAGCTTCTTTACTAACGGCCGGCGCCAAACTGGTGCGCAAGTGGCAAGCCCAGGCGGTGCTGATCACCCGCGGTGCCGATGGCATGAGTTTGTTTCGGCCGCGGGTGAAGGTCAAACATTTTCCCACCGCGCCGCGCGATGTGTTTGAAGTCACCGGAGCGGGGGACACGGTGGTGGCGGTGTGCGCGCTGGCGTTGGCCTCGGGCGCTAGCTACGAACAAGCGGCAGTGTTGGCCAATCTGGCGGCGGGCTTTGTCGGCGATGAAGTGGGTACGGTGGCGGTCCCGGCGGAAAATCTTAAACGGAGTATCATCAAGGAACGACTATGA
- a CDS encoding glycosyltransferase family 1 protein, which yields MSASGHKRALKILHIDPERNWGGGEAQVLGLLKYLAAQGGHRNELVGHPNGKLFAACETLDVSRHGAVIRNDLDLRCIPKLRRLIRLGGFDIVHFHTKRAHALALWLPRGPRYVVTRRMDYPEARNWYTHCLYNKRVDGVVAISQNIAELLIAAGVNPQKIRTITSGIDVDKFALGRRTIQRTADEIVVGSMGVLEERKGHRFLLEAAAQLKTRGMNLQYRIAGDGAERQSLERLAAELGIADQVRFAGFVTDTAAFFAAIDLFVMPSLFEGLGVAVLEAMAAGKPVIATRVGGLVESVLDGVTGLLVEPKDASRLADAIERIVGDPELALTLGCKGAERARQHYTLEQMARRNEAYYYELLDGSGSDQTETR from the coding sequence TTGAGCGCGAGCGGCCATAAGCGCGCGCTCAAGATCCTGCACATCGATCCTGAGCGCAATTGGGGCGGCGGCGAAGCGCAAGTTTTGGGTTTACTCAAGTATCTCGCCGCCCAGGGTGGTCATCGCAACGAACTGGTCGGCCATCCCAATGGCAAGTTGTTCGCTGCCTGCGAAACCCTCGATGTTTCGCGCCACGGCGCGGTGATTCGTAACGATCTCGATCTCAGATGTATTCCCAAACTGCGCAGGCTGATTCGACTGGGCGGCTTCGACATCGTCCACTTTCATACCAAGCGTGCCCATGCCCTGGCACTTTGGTTACCGCGCGGGCCGCGCTACGTTGTCACGCGGCGCATGGACTATCCCGAGGCGCGCAATTGGTATACCCATTGTCTTTACAACAAACGGGTCGACGGCGTCGTAGCGATTTCCCAGAATATTGCCGAGTTGTTGATCGCGGCCGGCGTCAACCCGCAGAAAATTAGGACTATCACCAGTGGTATTGACGTCGACAAGTTTGCCCTTGGTCGAAGGACTATTCAACGAACTGCCGATGAAATAGTCGTTGGCAGCATGGGAGTTTTGGAGGAGCGCAAAGGTCATCGTTTCTTGCTCGAAGCGGCGGCGCAATTGAAAACTCGCGGGATGAATTTGCAATATCGGATTGCCGGAGATGGCGCCGAGCGGCAGAGCTTGGAACGGCTGGCGGCGGAACTCGGCATCGCCGATCAGGTTCGATTCGCTGGGTTTGTTACCGACACCGCGGCGTTTTTCGCGGCCATCGACCTGTTTGTCATGCCGTCGCTGTTCGAAGGTTTGGGTGTGGCGGTTTTGGAAGCGATGGCGGCGGGCAAGCCGGTCATCGCGACCCGTGTCGGCGGTTTGGTGGAGTCGGTGTTGGATGGTGTCACGGGTCTTTTAGTCGAGCCCAAAGATGCCAGTAGATTGGCCGACGCCATCGAGAGAATAGTCGGCGATCCCGAGTTAGCGCTGACATTGGGATGTAAAGGCGCGGAGCGCGCACGGCAGCATTACACTCTAGAACAAATGGCCCGACGCAATGAAGCTTACTATTATGAGCTGCTGGATGGCTCCGGTTCCGATCAAACTGAAACGCGATGA
- a CDS encoding glycosyltransferase family 2 protein, with translation MVSEKLNPRPKVSAIVVCFNEQDRIADCLESLRWCDEIVVVDSFSTDSTPEICRRYTERFFQRPWAGYREQKAYAHSLATGDWVLLVDADERVTPELRRELIDAVARDDAQYAAYAVPRLVYYLGRWWWRGGWYPDYDIRLFRRERATWGGSDPHEKIIVDGKTRRLRNHLQHFSYRSIDDHVQRINRFTSISSGELRKEGARWRLSDALLRPAVRFFRSYILKRGFLEGFGGFYVALTAAVYVFLKYAKLWELELEEKKKIERERP, from the coding sequence ATGGTGAGTGAAAAACTCAACCCTCGGCCGAAAGTGTCGGCGATCGTGGTCTGCTTCAACGAGCAGGATCGTATCGCCGATTGTCTGGAAAGCTTGCGCTGGTGCGATGAGATCGTCGTGGTGGATTCCTTCAGCACGGACAGCACGCCGGAGATTTGCCGGCGTTATACCGAACGCTTTTTTCAACGCCCATGGGCCGGCTATCGCGAACAAAAGGCTTACGCTCATTCTCTCGCCACCGGCGATTGGGTCTTGTTGGTGGATGCCGACGAGCGCGTCACGCCCGAGCTGCGACGGGAGCTGATCGACGCGGTGGCGCGGGACGATGCTCAGTATGCCGCTTATGCCGTGCCGCGCTTGGTTTATTATCTCGGCCGCTGGTGGTGGCGCGGCGGTTGGTATCCCGATTACGATATCCGTTTGTTTCGCCGCGAGCGGGCGACCTGGGGCGGCAGCGATCCCCATGAAAAAATTATCGTCGACGGCAAGACCCGTCGTTTGCGAAATCATTTGCAGCATTTTTCCTATCGCAGCATCGACGATCATGTGCAGCGCATCAATCGCTTCACGTCGATATCGTCCGGCGAACTACGGAAAGAGGGCGCCCGTTGGCGCTTGAGCGATGCCTTGCTCAGGCCGGCGGTGCGATTTTTTCGCTCTTACATTCTTAAGCGTGGTTTCCTAGAAGGTTTCGGCGGATTTTACGTGGCGCTCACCGCGGCGGTTTACGTTTTTCTCAAGTATGCTAAGTTGTGGGAATTAGAATTAGAGGAGAAAAAGAAAATTGAGCGCGAGCGGCCATAA
- a CDS encoding glycosyltransferase has product MCPMDFSIIIPTVGRCDSLRRLLASIATHFHQSGVEYEVLVANNAPDDKAARGVDEIVVGFQSDGRLRVIRVAAPGKCKAANAAVKQARGQVVVFFDDDVEVTPEWLKAAVEFFRTDSFDAMQGPIWVPLEMQNNDAFRRAQKRFRTIHFVNYPSTTKEIKSLTGANMAIRREVFDRVGLFDERLGPGQSGMSEDVEFAQRILAAGGKIGYRHDAGVYHEVDWSRLSEAYFRLRHEQQGRSRLLYKRQSLASILPNLLRSAISFGWYSLKGHERKQYRAKGRVFHYRAMLLEKFKPSTQS; this is encoded by the coding sequence ATGTGCCCAATGGACTTTAGCATCATCATTCCGACGGTGGGACGCTGCGATTCGCTGCGCCGATTATTGGCCAGCATCGCGACCCATTTTCATCAGAGCGGCGTCGAATATGAAGTGCTGGTGGCGAACAATGCGCCGGACGATAAGGCTGCGCGCGGCGTTGACGAGATCGTCGTCGGCTTTCAAAGCGATGGGCGTTTGCGGGTGATCCGCGTGGCGGCGCCGGGAAAGTGTAAGGCCGCTAATGCCGCGGTGAAGCAAGCGCGTGGGCAGGTGGTCGTATTTTTCGACGACGATGTCGAAGTGACGCCGGAGTGGTTGAAAGCGGCTGTCGAGTTTTTTCGCACCGATTCATTCGACGCGATGCAAGGACCGATTTGGGTGCCGCTGGAAATGCAGAACAACGACGCCTTCCGCCGCGCGCAGAAACGTTTTCGCACCATTCATTTCGTAAATTATCCGTCAACCACGAAAGAGATAAAATCTCTGACCGGCGCCAATATGGCGATTCGACGCGAAGTCTTTGACCGCGTCGGTTTATTCGACGAACGTCTCGGTCCCGGCCAGTCGGGTATGTCCGAGGACGTCGAGTTCGCTCAACGCATACTTGCCGCGGGCGGAAAAATCGGCTACCGGCACGACGCCGGGGTTTATCACGAAGTCGATTGGAGCCGGTTGAGCGAAGCTTATTTTCGCCTGCGCCATGAGCAGCAGGGGCGCAGCCGTCTGTTGTACAAGCGACAATCTCTCGCTTCGATTCTGCCGAACCTGCTGCGGTCGGCGATATCGTTCGGTTGGTATTCGCTCAAGGGGCATGAGCGGAAACAATATCGCGCCAAAGGGCGGGTCTTTCATTACCGGGCGATGCTGCTGGAAAAGTTTAAGCCATCGACCCAATCTTAA
- a CDS encoding glycosyltransferase family 2 protein has product MLISVIIPTRNRSQSLAALLESLNGIKLAPGIAVEFIVINNASTDNTAEMLKARAAKSSQTSLRVFEEAAPGKSRALNRALTEARGDLLMIIDDDVIVDPNCIAKHIEAHEQTDFAAIQGRVLPGKDPDGRSADPQRLREYNIPIIDHGHDRKAIRGVIGTNMSFKRGVLETIGGFDERLGPGAAGFSEDTEFSIRMRQAGFKIGYIPDAIGYHELNPNRYGRAYNRDMEFRKGLSRSLYRRDSIAFSVLPNLFANCLRWLCYRALGLTQKAYKTEGRVLKCAGYLVGKYRARANRRAGAAQ; this is encoded by the coding sequence ATGTTGATTAGCGTGATCATTCCGACGCGAAACCGCTCGCAGAGTCTGGCTGCACTGCTGGAAAGTTTGAACGGCATCAAACTTGCGCCCGGGATCGCCGTCGAATTCATCGTCATCAACAATGCGTCCACGGACAATACGGCCGAGATGTTGAAGGCGCGCGCGGCAAAAAGCTCGCAAACTTCACTTCGCGTGTTCGAGGAGGCGGCGCCCGGCAAATCCCGGGCGCTCAATCGTGCGCTGACCGAAGCGCGCGGTGATTTGCTGATGATTATCGATGATGACGTGATCGTCGATCCGAATTGTATCGCCAAGCATATCGAAGCACACGAGCAAACCGATTTCGCGGCGATCCAAGGCCGGGTGTTGCCGGGTAAAGATCCCGATGGCCGTAGCGCCGATCCGCAGCGGCTGCGCGAGTACAACATTCCGATCATCGACCATGGCCACGACCGCAAGGCGATCCGCGGCGTGATCGGCACCAACATGTCCTTTAAGCGCGGCGTGCTCGAAACCATCGGCGGCTTCGACGAGCGCTTGGGGCCCGGTGCCGCGGGTTTTAGCGAGGACACGGAATTTTCTATCCGCATGCGGCAGGCGGGTTTCAAGATTGGCTACATTCCAGACGCCATCGGATACCACGAGCTCAATCCCAATCGTTACGGCCGCGCTTACAACCGCGACATGGAGTTTCGCAAGGGACTGAGTCGAAGTCTGTATCGGCGCGATTCTATCGCATTTAGCGTTTTGCCGAATTTGTTTGCCAACTGTTTGCGTTGGTTGTGCTATCGAGCCCTGGGCTTGACGCAGAAGGCTTATAAAACTGAGGGCCGCGTGCTTAAGTGTGCCGGCTATTTAGTCGGGAAGTATCGGGCGCGCGCCAATCGGCGCGCGGGGGCGGCGCAGTGA